Proteins encoded together in one Pseudomonadota bacterium window:
- a CDS encoding helical backbone metal receptor has protein sequence MNALAAKNQKLKFTTRRSLPGAFYSLLPAPCSLLLTAYSLLFLLCPLISYSYERVISLSPQITESIYLLGAGEKLIGVTELCKRPKEAAKKERIGTPLRPDIEKIVSLRPDLVLGTREGNPPLAMERLKRFGMKVHYFVRPKTLNDLLGNFLILSHLLMKDEIGERIVNNVKNSLDEIKTGERYRVLWQVGVNPLIVASDTSFANDIIRIAGGINIVETEMPYPRMNIEEVMVKGPQIIVLMDMGYNIELEMKQWRKYVKDARFVVMDSYIVGSPTPVSFLEAVNKLAEAFKNVE, from the coding sequence ATGAACGCCTTAGCAGCTAAAAATCAGAAATTGAAGTTTACCACCCGCCGCTCATTGCCTGGAGCATTTTACTCCCTGCTCCCTGCTCCCTGCTCCCTGCTCCTTACTGCTTACTCCTTACTGTTTCTCTTATGTCCCCTTATATCCTATAGCTATGAACGGGTTATATCCCTTTCCCCACAGATCACGGAATCCATCTATCTTCTTGGGGCAGGGGAGAAGCTCATAGGGGTTACAGAGTTATGTAAGAGACCAAAAGAAGCAGCAAAGAAGGAGAGGATTGGAACACCACTTCGACCTGACATAGAGAAGATTGTCTCATTGAGGCCTGATCTGGTACTTGGCACGAGAGAAGGGAATCCCCCATTGGCAATGGAGAGACTTAAAAGATTTGGCATGAAGGTGCACTATTTTGTTCGGCCAAAGACCTTAAATGACCTGTTGGGTAACTTTTTAATACTCTCACATCTGTTGATGAAGGACGAAATAGGGGAAAGAATTGTAAACAATGTGAAAAATTCTCTGGATGAAATCAAAACAGGGGAGAGGTATAGGGTTCTCTGGCAGGTTGGGGTAAACCCCTTGATAGTGGCTTCAGACACAAGTTTTGCGAATGATATTATACGTATAGCAGGTGGGATAAATATAGTTGAGACCGAGATGCCATACCCGAGGATGAATATAGAGGAGGTAATGGTGAAAGGGCCCCAGATAATAGTTCTAATGGATATGGGGTATAATATTGAGCTGGAGATGAAACAATGGAGGAAATATGTGAAAGATGCACGTTTTGTTGTTATGGATTCCTATATAGTGGGAAGTCCAACACCTGTGAGTTTTTTAGAGGCAGTAAATAAGCTTGCAGAAGCCTTTAAGAATGTAGAATGA
- a CDS encoding iron ABC transporter permease — protein MKNVELKERSQSRRAVSEDRSQNNSELQTPNSKLRNKRICITFIILIIFLLASIILSLSYGKNVYVTFNSFFADEGFGLVLRKIRVPRTVIAFLVGGSLGICGVTLQSILRNPLAEPYTLGISGGASLGVTLSTVLGMQNYLGMYGNPLMGFIGAMFSVFIVYVLSRRKLFDPNSMVLFGIVVSLVFSSFVFFLFSILDPDRMQITLMWLMGDLSSLDISLVYAYIPMFLLPAFILFLFVKELDILTLGSEKAQYLGVDPPRMYKVLFLLTSILTGLCVSASGIIGFVGLIVPHVLRNIIGANHTLLLISSYIGGAFFLIMSDVFSRYLLYPVELPVGVVTGILGGFILLFLVVRKT, from the coding sequence ATGAAGAATGTAGAATTAAAAGAAAGAAGTCAGTCTCGCAGGGCGGTATCAGAAGACAGGAGTCAGAATAACTCCGAACTCCAAACTCCGAACTCCAAACTCCGCAACAAAAGGATTTGTATCACCTTTATTATCTTAATAATTTTTTTACTCGCATCTATCATTTTATCCTTAAGTTACGGGAAAAATGTATACGTTACATTTAACAGTTTTTTTGCAGATGAAGGTTTTGGTCTTGTCCTGAGAAAGATAAGGGTGCCGAGAACAGTAATAGCCTTTCTTGTTGGGGGTTCTCTCGGCATTTGCGGGGTTACCTTGCAATCAATACTTAGGAACCCTCTTGCAGAACCGTATACCCTCGGTATATCCGGTGGTGCCTCATTGGGGGTTACGCTATCAACTGTATTAGGGATGCAGAACTACCTTGGTATGTATGGTAACCCGCTTATGGGATTCATAGGGGCCATGTTCTCGGTCTTTATTGTGTATGTTTTATCGAGACGGAAACTCTTTGATCCTAATAGTATGGTGCTTTTTGGGATTGTGGTAAGCCTCGTTTTTTCATCCTTTGTCTTTTTTCTGTTCTCAATATTGGATCCGGACAGGATGCAGATTACCCTCATGTGGTTGATGGGGGACCTATCAAGCCTTGATATCTCTCTTGTATATGCATATATCCCTATGTTTCTCCTGCCTGCTTTCATTCTTTTCCTTTTTGTAAAGGAGCTTGATATACTCACCCTCGGTAGTGAAAAGGCACAGTATCTTGGAGTAGACCCGCCAAGGATGTATAAGGTGTTATTTCTTTTAACATCAATCCTTACAGGATTATGTGTTTCTGCATCAGGCATTATAGGGTTTGTTGGTCTTATTGTTCCCCATGTATTAAGAAATATCATTGGGGCAAACCATACTTTATTGCTTATTTCTTCTTATATTGGCGGTGCTTTCTTCCTGATAATGTCAGATGTATTTTCTCGTTATCTCTTATATCCTGTTGAACTCCCCGTTGGTGTTGTAACTGGTATACTTGGTGGATTCATATTGCTTTTTTTGGTTGTGAGAAAGACATGA